In Colletotrichum higginsianum IMI 349063 chromosome 1, whole genome shotgun sequence, the DNA window tctctctctctctctctctctctcactcacacacacacacccttaccccctctcccccttaTCTACTCACGCAGGTTTCCAGGCCTGCAAAGTGTACGAGTGCGGCAACCTCTCTGGCTTCTCAGTCAAGATCCATTCCCCGTTCTCATGCCTCTCCATATGTGCTGACAAGTGTCTCCAGGGGAGGCTGTCGTGCTCCTTCAGGCCCGTGATCCGCATCCCGGCGTCCAGCAGAGCCTGGACGATCTCGCCCAGGCCGTGGTTGAACTCGCCCGTGACGACGTTCTCGAacccgccgtcggcgtccgtCTCCACGTAGCTGTCCTGATGGTCGCGGAGGACGGGCTCGGCGCTCTCAAAGTACGGGTGCTTGAGGCTCAGGCCCccggcgtcgccctcgtccagggTCCAGAGCACGGGGTGGGCTTCGCGGAGGAACAGCCGGCCGCCGGGTCTCAGGAGCCCGGACACCACGTCGGCCCATTTGGAGATGGACGGGAGCCAGCAGAGGGCCCTGATGCCGGTGAACACCATGTCGTAGCTTCCCGGGCCTAGGGCGCCGAGCGCCGAGTACACGTCCGCCTGCACAAAACGCAGCTCTCGGCCCCCGCTATCCAGCGCCTTCTGCGCCAGAAGGCGCGCCTGACGAATGCTCTCACCGGAGACGTCGAGCCCCGTCACGGAACGGGCGCCGAGCCGGGCGAGGGATAGGGTGTCGGTTCCGATGTGGCACTGGAGGTGGACGCAGTCGAGCCCGGAGACGTCGCCGAGCAAGGGCCGGTCGAACTCGACAACGCTGCTGAGGTACGCGGGCTCCGACACGAAGCGGTCGAGGGCGTACTCGGGCGATGTGGCATGCTGTGGAACGGGGCACGCGGGGGGGTTAAGTCAGCTCACGGTCGGATCAGGTGagtgaaggggggggggggaagggttAGGGGAGGGATACCGCTGGCGCCCGTTCGTTCCAGAAACTCTGGTTCAAAGTGCTGTATCTTGACCCGAGGGCCTCCTCCCTGTTGTCTCTGCGGTTGGAACTGGCAGACGGAGACATTCTGAAGTGAGTTTTTCGCGGATGGGCTAGGAAAGCGGACAATGTCTTCAGGCTTGGGAGATCTGTCCAACGTGATGTCCAAAGAGCGGCACGGAGTATGACATGTATTACTTATGCCAGGCCTGGTGTCGGTAAGCAAACCGGACACGCCGAATGATGCCGGTTTTtgtctcttttcttttcttttgcaGCCCTCAACTTTCCTCACTTGGACAAAAGACCCCTCGACGCCTCATTTCGTTTTGGTCTGTTGGAAGCGAGGAACCCGTGCAAGCTTGGCGGCTTGTTGTCCCAGGGATGGGAGAGGGTTGCCCGTCATGGCCAGCGTCGAGTCACCGATGCCTATTCTTTTCTGCCGTTCCCTCCACGTCCCTCGCGCCGTGCGACCCCGAAAGGAACCGCCTTGGCTGACCTGTCTTACcgcaggagaagaagattgGCGTGAGGGGTGTTCGTCACTTTGGGGGGGGCTGGCCAAGACTTACACTGCGCTGGTTTTATTGATGCCTCCTTATCATGTGTTGTTGCTCGCCAAGGACGCGGGAAGCCCACCTTCTCTTTTCGAACTATTTGTTCCTCCTTGGCAAATGGAGTTTTCTCCCGACGATGGCTGACACGTCTCTTTCTGCCGTGCTTGGGGCTGCAGTGAGATTACAGTAAGATAAGATGCTGGCCGGGCATTGCGACACCACAATGGCTACTAGTTGACTCCCGACGACCGCCGACACGCCTCATTTTGCATTCCACGGACTGCAGTTAGATACAGTAAGATTCTGGCTGGGCATTGCAACACCATGTTGGCTACCATCTTCCGGTCTGTTCTTGACATcaagccggcggccgccggaCGGACCGGGGGCGGAGGGAGACCCGCAGCGTGCCCGAAGCTGACGCTACCTCTAACGGGGGAAGAGTTCCAGGAACGGAACCGCATTGCTCCCTCCCTACATTCCAAGCGTCGAATAAACGTTGACAACCATATTATATGTTCCATCATGGAACCCAGGCGTTTCGAATACGACTAACAGTCTCTTGTCGGGTTCTTGGTGTAACAACGCCAACTTTTGCCACGATGATGACCCAAGCCTCGGCTCGTTTTTTGTTCAACCCCAGTCCTTTGTTCAACTTCAGTTCTTTGTGGGCGGCTGCTCTCGGCGTCTCGTTGTTCCTTCTTTTTGCCAACACGCCGCTCCATTCCCTGCCTCGAGATACATTTCggatgctgatgatgaaCGCTCGGTCGCGTTCTAAactcgccgacgacgtctcGGAGGGAGCGGAGGGACTCAGCCCATCGTCCACCGCAAACCTCGTTCCCGTCAGGTTTCTCATCGTCGGGCTCGGACCCTTTGCAAAGAGAAGCTATGTGCCGCGTCTGCTGAGCCTCACGGCTGCCAGGCGAGCGGCCCTGGTCGCGGCGGTCGACGTGGAAGACAACCGCCGTGACCTTGAACAGTACCGACGAGCGACTTGTCCCGACGCCGAATTCGTGTTCGTTCCGCACTTCACGACCGAGATGCCGAGGGATATCAGTTCGATGCTGACCCGGCTCGTCGAGCGGCTGCAGGTGTCGTGTGTCATCATCAGCACCGAACCGCTGGCCCACTGCGCCTATGGACTCTGGGCGCTGGGGTTGGGGCTGAACATCGTCATGGACAAGCCGGTTTCCACGCGTCACTCGGCGGTATCGAGCCTCGACCAGGCAACCGGGATCGCCCAGGACTTTGACAAGCTTGTGCAGTCGTACCACAGCCTCCAGCTTCGGAAGAGCACGTGCTTCTTGATCAACAGCCATCGCCGATACCACGCCGGGTTCCAAAGGGCGACCCAACTAGTGCGACGCGTATCCGAGGACACCGGATGCCCCGTCACGAGTATTTACACTCTGCACTGCGACGGGCAGTGGCGGCTCCCCTCGGAGATCGTCCAGCAAGACTACCACACCTACAACAGGGGCTACGGCAAGGTGTCCCACAGCGGCTACCATTCCATCGACTGCGTCTATCTCTTCATGAGGGCGGGCATGGGCGACAAGAAACGCCCCGACAGGGTCGAGGTCGTCAGCAGCTTCGTACAGCCCGCCGGGTTCTTCTTTCAGTTGAACGAAGACGACTACAAGAACCTGTTCGGGGAGCAGGCATACGACGCGGCGTCGACTTTCACGACCAAGGAGCTCCTCTGCAGGACCAAGGACTTTGGCGAGATCGACGCCTCGATCCAGCTGACGTTCTACAACGACAACGAGCCGGTTTCGCTCGTCCACCTCGACCTGCAGCACACCGGGTTCGGTCGCAGGACCTGGCTGGAGCCGGGGAAGGACCTGTACAAGGGAAACGGGAGGGTCCGGCACGAGATGCACGAGATCAAGTCGGGCCCCTTCCAgtccgtcgtcatcgagTCCCGCCAGTCCAGCGACAGgcacgacgtcgtccgccaGAACCAcgcggagctcggcggcaacgggcACTTTGACCTCAAGCTCTTCCAGAACTCGGGCATGCTTGGCCACCGGGACCCCTTGCGCGTGTCGAGGCTGGACGAGCTCGTCAGGGACAAGATGGGCGACGCTGTCCACGGCAACGACTACTCGCGCTTTGTGAAATACGCAGCCCTCGACGAAGCCTTGGAGTTTATGGAGGGGAAGAAGTCGGTCCGGGATCTGATATCGAACCTGCCGGATCATCACGTCCCCGCCTATCTCATGAGTGCAATGTATGCATCCCACATTCGGCGAAAACACGGCCTCAACCCCGTTGTCTCATTAGACCTGAGTTTTGACAGAGGCAAGTAGAAGATCTTCTGTGTAGGAGTCATCAACCCAAGCTCACATGTGTGAATATCTACAGCAGGTCGTGGCTTGGCTTCATTTACGCATTCCTCTCGGTGTTAGTAGTCACATCAAAATTCTATCTACAACAGGCTGGGCCCATAGAGCGTAGACGCTTAGGAGACCAACTCGACCGTCACAGACAGCCCGAGGCGTACCAGGCTAAATAGCAGGCTACATAATTCAAGTGAAGGAATAGGATACAACATATAATAGGGGTTAGATGAGCATCTTTTAGCAGGAAAGCCGCTCTAACTAAAACTTGGATCCAGAGCGCACCTCTTTGTAGCTAGTAAAGCACTCCAAGCCCTTTTCCACTATTCAATATTTATTCGCTGCCCATACTACTACTGACTATACTCTCACAAAATGATTTTCAAACCTTTCCAATAAAAAAAAGAATACCTAATGAGATCTTCTTCACCTATCGAGCAAGTACAGCTCCCCTTCGCCAACCAAAACAAACATAATGATAAAATCTAGTACATGTCGAGGCAGTCCCTAGACGTAAAGAGAGATGTCTCAATTATTAGACTCGATCTTCACATTCAATGTAGAAAACTAGTGTTTCATGACCCTGGCGTCAGCATCAGATGACAGGACTGTTAAGATCTGGGATGCGGCCATGGGCCAGTGTCTCCAGACCCATGAAGTTGGCCGAGCGCTTTTCAAACTTTGCTTTTCAAACTTTGCTTTTCAAGAACCGGCTCACAGCTTTGTACGGAAATCGGCGAGATCGACTTGGAACGAACACCTACTCCAAGTACGACAACGTGAATACCGTTAGCTTTTTCACCTGAAATGCCCTGGTGCCGTAGCTATACAACCAGTAGGGACAACATATGGATTACAAGAAACTCTACAAACCTCGTGTGGCTGGACCCGGAGTACCGGCCAGAAACATCAGCTGTAGCAGGCTGTATAGTGGCTATCGGCTATACTTCAGGCCGGGTTTTGGTTTTCGGGCTCATAGAGGACGAGCAGGTTGTATAGTACTTCTTCCTGCCCATATCTTGTATGCCTGTGTCGCACTCTTGACGGTGACATCGAGAAGGCTTCCAATGCAGATGCTGCATAGTCTTCCAATAACCTAGCGCAACAAGCAAACCACAGAGTTTTAGGCCCTTATCAAAACGACCCCATACAGAGAAGTAACAGCGCTCTGCAAGATGGTCGATACAAGGCATCCGGCATAGGCGAACCAGCATGGAGTATTTATTCACTTTGGGCCTGCTAAATCGCTGTATGACACAAGGCTTGTGTTACTTCATCTATTGTACAGATACTCATTGTACGAATCTTCTGGTTGTGCATTATCTTCGGCATAAGAAACGCTATCAATTAATTTACAATCCCACGCTACCTTGATATAACAGACCTCCAGAGCTTCCTGCACGACTAACACCTAGTCGTCAAAAGACCAGAGGTGGTTCTACCAGTTCGTGAACTGTCTCAATTCCCGATATTTTGTCTGTCCTTGTATTGCAAGAGGGTTGCAGAATAGCCATAGCATCTTTAGACACATGTATTCGCACGTGCCAGCAGTTAATGACTATGATCCTCACAATGGCTTGTGACACGTAGTCTCTTGAAGATCGTCCTTCACCCTAACCAGGTATGTTGACTTCGGTCCCGctcccccgccccccgcTCCTCCCGCTACCCCACGAGCTCCGACTCCGCTTACCGTGGCATCCGGCGATGCCGCGTTAACTGTAAGGGTAGTATAATCATAAACGGCTCGTAAAATCTATATAAGAAGAGTAGGTATAAGACTGTTTTAGCATTGAGGGGTCCTGTTCAGACCGGTCTCAATAGTACAAGCAGCCTTGTCGCACAACACCAAAACCATCTTTCGAAACCAAGCTTTCTTCTCTCGTTGACATTGACAACAAAATCGAAATGGCAGACATTGAGATTTTGCAAGTTGAGTTGGAGAAGACACGCCGGCTGGGGAAATTCGTCAAAGGTTTGTTATCCTGCTTTGAAGTTTGAAGCATGCATCAGCAAAAGCTGACCTACTCATGCCTACAGCGTGGGATCCATCCATACTTGGTGTCCGTGAAGCCAACCCACGCACGGTCATCGAAGGAGATTTGATCTCCGACTTGGACATTGCCGTTCCAGTGAGAGACGGCACGATTCTGCGCGGAAACGTTCATCGGCCCCTTGGTCAGGAGGGTCAGAAGCTCCCCGTGTTGTTCAACTACACTGTTTACGGCAAGGATGGTGCAACAGACATTAGCATCTTCCCAGCTTCAACTGGGCTGGAGAAAGATCGCATCACTGAGCATTACATCTTTGAAGCAGCTGATCCTGGGTGGTGGTGTCCTCGTGGCTACGCTGTTGCTTATGTTGATGCTAGGGGGTCGTGTCAATCTGATGGAGACAAAAGTTATTACTCCAGGGATGTTGGTCTTGACGGTAACAACGATCCTGTTCATTGAGAGGCTCATGCTTCTTCTCTAGCCTTGGTAACTAACCTGACTTGAACTTGCAACAGGCTATGACATTGTGGAATGGCTAGCCAAACAGCAGTGGTCCAACGGAAAGGTTGGCATGTACGGTGCTAGCGGCTATGCTATGCTCCAGTATCTCGTGGCTGCCGAACAGCCCCCATCTCTTGCCGTAAGATCCACCTACTACTTTATTTCTAGCCTTGAATTGCTCACCCAAAGTGTATGTCGTAGGCAATCATACCCATCGATGGAATGACCGACATTTACCGTGAAATGGCTAGGAAGGGCGGTATTCCAGAGACCCACTTCAGCGAGGTGTATGTACAGAAAATCTTTCCATTTCTTTTATTGGGGGTAAAGGAATTGGTTTCTTCCACACTTCGGTTTTCTTTTTTACTTCTTTACACGGCTGGAAGCTTACTGAAAACCTCAGGTACCCAACACTTTACAATTGGGGCAAGAACCTCGTTGAAGATCCGACTGACGGGCCCAAGACGCACCCGTACTTTGATGAATACTGGCAAAGCAAGATCGCAGCGCTTGACAAAATCCAATGCCCAGCATACGTCATCTGCTCCTGGAATGATCATGGAATCCATACTCGCGGGACGTTGAACGCTTGGGAGAAAATAACGTCACGGGAAAAGTACCTTGAGCTTCATGGGCACCAGAAGTAAGTGTTCTACATTTCCCATTGGCTTTGAATCGCACCACGCTAACAGGCACCTTTTGCACCCAGATGGGAGTGGGCTGCCTTGGATGAATCTCTGAGCAGACACAAGGCCTTCCTGGACCACTACCTCCTGGGGTTATCGACAGAAATACAGTTCTGGCCCAGAGTTCGATATGTCGTGAGGGAGCGCCATTATGTTGGCGAATGGCGGTATTCTGACGCCTTTCCTATCCCGGAAACACAGTATACCAAGCTGTTCCCAACACCCACTGGAGGGTTGAGTAAGATTTCCCAACCCGCGGAGCACCAGGTTTCATATGACGCAaaggagggcgaggtggTCTTTGAACTCCCTCTGCGCAACTCCCTCGAGTTTGTCGGACATGCGAAACTCCGACTGTGGGTGGAAGTTGCCGAGGGGGGCGACAATTTGGACCTTTTTATCACGCTACGcaaaaaagacaaaaaggGAAACGAAGTATACTTTCCCTGGCTCACCATTATCGACGACGGACCGATTGGGTTCGGTTGGCTCCGAGCTTCACGCCGAgaactcgacgaggccaagtcCACACCCTGGCGCCCGGTACACTTACACCGCCGGGACCTGGAGCCCTTGAAGCCCGGCGATGTGGTTTGCGTTGATATCGAGATACAACCTACCAGCTGCCGTTTCAGAGCCGGTGATAGACTGGACCTCGTGGTTTCTGGTCACGACTACGGCAACTTTCCAGGTCTTCCAGTTGTC includes these proteins:
- a CDS encoding Methyltransferase type 12, translated to MSPSASSNRRDNREEALGSRYSTLNQSFWNERAPAHATSPEYALDRFVSEPAYLSSVVEFDRPLLGDVSGLDCVHLQCHIGTDTLSLARLGARSVTGLDVSGESIRQARLLAQKALDSGGRELRFVQADVYSALGALGPGSYDMVFTGIRALCWLPSISKWADVVSGLLRPGGRLFLREAHPVLWTLDEGDAGGLSLKHPYFESAEPVLRDHQDSYVETDADGGFENVVTGEFNHGLGEIVQALLDAGMRITGLKEHDSLPWRHLSAHMERHENGEWILTEKPERLPHSYTLQAWKPA
- a CDS encoding CocE/NonD family Hydrolase; translation: MPTAWDPSILGVREANPRTVIEGDLISDLDIAVPVRDGTILRGNVHRPLGQEGQKLPVLFNYTVYGKDGATDISIFPASTGLEKDRITEHYIFEAADPGWWCPRGYAVAYVDARGSCQSDGDKSYYSRDVGLDGYDIVEWLAKQQWSNGKVGMYGASGYAMLQYLVAAEQPPSLAAIIPIDGMTDIYREMARKGGIPETHFSEVYPTLYNWGKNLVEDPTDGPKTHPYFDEYWQSKIAALDKIQCPAYVICSWNDHGIHTRGTLNAWEKITSREKYLELHGHQKWEWAALDESLSRHKAFLDHYLLGLSTEIQFWPRVRYVVRERHYVGEWRYSDAFPIPETQYTKLFPTPTGGLSKISQPAEHQVSYDAKEGEVVFELPLRNSLEFVGHAKLRLWVEVAEGGDNLDLFITLRKKDKKGNEVYFPWLTIIDDGPIGFGWLRASRRELDEAKSTPWRPVHLHRRDLEPLKPGDVVCVDIEIQPTSCRFRAGDRLDLVVSGHDYGNFPGLPVVRHNDTINKGRHIIHFGGKYDSHLLLPVLPGFQNSFSRKKSWIKMTIACRRIPGWSEEKFLEEYTGVHAEATRHVSNVVPHLRNYTQVVGLPHVDVKGIPTGGLAAWDAVTTLGWTTLHALWGSFRNPAYKASAGNHVFTDSSAQTGILSQSFAEIMFDPIAFEKLGKKPAVLQVLLARSRAGAHSDPSEADLEARADHVGKIGAGTGLLRYVLNRAVVSSTVESIFEGTPFSTTDWTTMSAFEQYWFPDRESVISFLSENERSGKIFGTLPKSFDLSKSFAVIGDENIVVEKELF